One Lycium barbarum isolate Lr01 chromosome 5, ASM1917538v2, whole genome shotgun sequence genomic window carries:
- the LOC132639383 gene encoding uncharacterized protein LOC132639383 produces the protein MNGVVEAANKTIKKILRKMIDNYKDWHEQLPYALLGYRTTPRISTGATPYLLVYDTEAVIPAERIARAFNKQVRTRIFQIGKLVLKRIFPNQQEYKGKFAPNWQGPYMVRKELSGGVVVLAEMDGQEWRRAINLDAIKRYYV, from the exons ATGAATGGGGTTGTGGAAGCCGCCAACAAAACCATCAAGAAGATTCTcaggaagatgattgataactacaaagattGGCATGAACAATTGCCTTATGCATTACTGGGATATCGCACCACGCCTAGGATTTCAACTGGGGCCACTCCGTACTTGTTAGTGTATGACACTGAAGCAGTGataccagccgaa AGAATAGCACGAGCTTTCAACAAGCAAGTGAGAACTAGGATTTTTCAAATTGGGAAATTggtgctcaaacgaatattcccaAATCAACAGGAATACAAGGGAAAGTTtgcaccaaactggcaagggccctatatggtgcGAAAGGAACTATCAGGAGGAGTAGTGgtacttgctgaaatggatggtcagGAGTGGCGAAGGGCAATAAATTTagatgccatcaagagatactacgtgtaA